A genomic region of Gopherus evgoodei ecotype Sinaloan lineage unplaced genomic scaffold, rGopEvg1_v1.p scaffold_144_arrow_ctg1, whole genome shotgun sequence contains the following coding sequences:
- the LOC115639887 gene encoding LOW QUALITY PROTEIN: PHD finger protein 1-like (The sequence of the model RefSeq protein was modified relative to this genomic sequence to represent the inferred CDS: inserted 3 bases in 2 codons), whose translation MASEPPAQTSRVTRTSSRLTSGPWKRPAALVASVAPSRPRFWEGQDVLARWTDGLLYLGTIKKVDASRQVCLVQFEDNSQFLVLWKDINPAAVPGEEQICCVCYSESVSPENQLVRCEKCGHTYHQECHLPRVLDASSDGAGVLGAWMCRQCVFAVATKRGGALKKGPYAKAMLSMKLVLPYQLKALEWDPAHLTNRQQCYCYCGGPGEWNLKMLQCCSCAQWFHEACTQCLSKPLLYGDRFYVFECCVCTGGPESVRRLPLRWVDVAHLILYHLSICCKKKYFDFEREILPFASENWDNLLLGELSDTPKRDRYSQLLSALSSHKDRFISGKEIKKRKGXFGLHIRVPPPAPQCPGGHGGSTAQQPQGQPPLTDSSFLSGQGSSGAGRRRLRRRKVPPEPTDTMELRSSREKWQLDRALTQEVVETPVSASQTYCGYSGTSSTYNFRRTDARCLESAPIRMFASFHPSANTARTLRSTTASPDSREAPAPESESPEHXPAHTPLPHANYPAPTTKHQLEPLASPSSSSALCPGPAPTSSSYFGAMGRLARGEAVRILARRVTLDGTVQYLVEWGGGGMF comes from the exons ATGGCGAGCGAGCCACCTGCTCAGACTTCCCGGGTGACACGCACAAGCTCCCGCCTGACCTCCGGCCCCTGGAAACGCCCGGCTGCCCTGGTCGCTTCTGTGGCTCCCAGCCGGCCCCGCTTCTGGGAGGGGCAGGATGTGCTGGCCCGCTGGACCGATGGCCTGCTCTATCTGGGTACCATCAAGAAG GTGGATGCTTCACGGCAGGTTTGCCTGGTGCAGTTTGAGGACAATTCCCAGTTCCTGGTGCTCTGGAAGGACATTAACCCTG CCGCCGTGCCTGGAGAGGAGCAGATCTGCTGCGTGTGTTACTCGGAGTCCGTAAGCCCAGAGAACCAGTTGGTGCGGTGTGAGAAATGTGGGCACA CCTACCATCAGGAGTGTCACCTGCCCAGAGTGCTGGATGCGAGCAGCGATGGGGCTGGGGTGCTTGGTGCATGGATGTGCCGGCAGTGTGTCTTCGCTGTGGCCACCAAG AGGGGTGGTGCACTCAAGAAAGGCCCCTATGCCAAGGCCATGTTGAGCATGAAGCTGGTGCTGCCCTATCAGCTCAAGGCTCTGGAGTGGGATCCAGCACACCTGACCAATCGGCAGCAGTGTTACTGCTACTGTGGAGGCCCTGGAGA gtGGAACCTGAAGATGTtgcaatgctgcagctgtgcccagTGGTTCCATGAGGCATGTACCCAGTGTCTGAGCAAGCCACTGCTTTATGGAGACAG ATTTTATGTCTTTGAGTgctgtgtctgcactgggggCCCTGAGAGCGTACGGAGACTTCCCCTGAGATG GGTGGACGTGGCCCATCTCATTCTCTATCATCTTAGCATCTGCTGCAAAAAGAAATACTTTGACTTTGAGCGGGAGATTCTGCCATTTGCCAGCGAGAACTGGGACaacctgctgctgggagag CTCTCAGATACACCCAAGAGGGATCGGTACAGCCAATTGCTGAGTGCCCTGAGCAGCCACAAAGACAG GTTTATTTCAGGGAAGGAGATCAAGAAGCGGAAGGG CTTTGGGCTCCACATACGAGTgccacctcctgcacctcagtgCCCTGGGGGCCATGGTGGCTCCACAGCTCAGCAGCCCCAGGGGCAGCCCCCTCTTACTGACAGCAG CttcctttcagggcagggcagcagtggggcagggcGCCGGAGGCTACGGAGGCGCAAAGTCCCCCCAGAACCTACAGACACCATGGAACTGaggagcagcagggagaagtggcagctggacagagccctcacccag GAGGTGGTGGAGACCCCAGTCAGTGCTAGCCAGACATACTGTGGCTACAGTGGCACCTCCAGCACCTACAACTTCCGCCGCACTGACGCCCGCTGCCTGGAAAG TGCTCCCATCAGGATGTTTGCCTCCTTCCACCCATCTGCTAACACTGCCCGGACCCTGAG GagcaccactgccagcccggACTCCCGTGAAGCACCTGCGCCAGAGAGCGAGAGCCCTGAGC cccctgcccacactccactgCCCCATGCAAACTACCCAGCCCCCACCACCAAGCACCAGCTGGAGCCCCTagcctccccttcctcctccagtgCTCTgtgcccaggtcctgcccccaccagcagcagctacTTTGGAGCCATGGGGCGCCTGGCTCGTGGGGAGGCTGTCCGCATCCTGGCCCGCAGGGTCACCCTCGATGGCACTGTCCAGTACCTGGTggaatggggtggagggggcatgTTCTGA